In Actinoplanes lobatus, the DNA window CTCGTAGACCTCGACGTACCGGTTACGGGTGGCCTCGACCACCTCGTCCGGGATCTCCGGGCCCGGCGCCGTCCGGTTCCAGTCGGTGAGCTGCCCCGACCAGTCCCGCAGGAACTGCTTGTCCAGGTAGCGGGGCACGCTGCCCGGCTTCCACTCGTCGGCGCCCCAGAACCGGGACGAGTCCGGCGTGAGCACCTCGTCGCCGAGCTTCAGCGTGCCGTTCGCGTACCCGACCTCGATCTTGGTGTCGGCGATGACGATGCCCTTGGCGGCGGCGATCTCCGACCCGCGGCGGTACACCTCGAGCGTGACCCGGCGCAGCTCCTCGGCCAGCTCCTTACCCACCCGGTCGACCGTCTGCTCAAAGGTGAGCGGCTCGTCGTGGCCGCCGCCGACCGGCTCCTTCGTGCTCGGCGTGAAGATCGGCTCCGGCAGCCGGGACGACTCCACCAACCCCTCCGGCAGCACGTTGCCGGAGATCGTCCGGTTGCGCTCGTAGTCCTTCAGCCCCGACCCGGCCAGGTAACCACGCGCGATGCACTCGACCATGACCATCTCCAGGCGCTCACACCGGATGGCCCGCCCACTCCACTCCGCCGGCACGTCGGTGGCCGAGATGACGTGGTTCGGGATGACGTCGGAGAGCTGGTCGAACCACCAGAGCGAGAGCTGGGTGAGGATCTTGCCCTTGTCCGGGATCGGCGTGGGCAGGATGACGTCGTAGATCGAGATCCGGTCGGAGGTGACCAGGATCAGGTCGTCGCCGTCGGCGTAGACGTCCCGGACCTTGCCGGAGTGCAGGAGCTCCACTTGTTCCCCTCGGTGGGCGGCGGGTGAGGTGCGCTTTCACGCTATCGAACACCGCGCGCCAGGAGCACACCTCCCACCGGGAGCACCCCTGAACGACACAGACGCGGACTTCTTGGCACGCCGCTAGGGCGCCCACCGATACGGTCCGCCGAAAACGCGGGGAGTGCTATCGATGGGCGTTCGCGACGGTTTGCCATGGCTGCTCGACGAATACTGGATCGTGGGCGATCTCTGGCTGCGACGAGGCCGCACGGTGGGAACCGGTGACCCCGAGGTTGTGGCGATAGCCAGCCTTCTCGGCCGCAGTCCCAGCTCGGTCAGCAGGCGGGTCGGCAACTTCGCCGGCACCGATCAGCCGGGTAAAGGGTTGAAGCCCTTGACTGGCGAACCCCTCCGCATTTGGGAGTCGCTCCGCGGGAATCCCGCGGCTTTGGCTCGTGCCGTGGCCCAAGCGCGTTCCCGCCTTACGCTGCTGAACAGCGGCTTCTCGGTGAGCCGCGTCGGTGCGGGTGTCCGGATAATCGCGCCAGAGCTGCCGAACACCGAGCCGGTCGCCGTCACCACTCAAGAGACAGTCAGGGAAGCCAAGCAGGCGGAGGCCGAACTTCGGGAGCAGTTCCGAGTGTGGCGGGATCCCAAAGGACAACGGCTGCGTGGCATAGCGATCAAGGCACCGGAATCAACACTTCGTGTCGATCTTTACGACCAATCCATCAACCTCCTCATCGAAGTGAAGGCGACCACGGATCGCGATCTTCTCCGGTTCGCGGTTGGCCAACTCTACGATTACCGCCGCTACCTGGACTTCGAGGTAGATCTGGCGATTCTTCTTCCCAGCCGGCCCAACGAGGACCTGATGGGTCTGTTGGAGGTCGCACGGATCGGCGCCATCTGGCGTGACGGCACGTCCTTCACCGATTCCCAGGACGGTCACCTTCTCCGTTCTTGACGGAGAAACCAGAGAATGCCGCCCGGCGGGAAGATCGGGCGGCATCGCCGGTGTGGGTCAGGCGGGCTGTTCGGTGGGGCGACCCAGCAGGAATGCCAGGCTGAGCGACCGCCCCTTCAAGCGCACCAGCGCAAGCCCACCCGCCACCGCCGCGGTCGTGGTGACCGTGCCGGCCAGGAGGAGGGCGCCGCGGGGGCCCAGCGAGTCGCAGAGCCAGCCGATGGCGGGGGCGCCGACGATCGCGGAGAGGGACGAGACGATGCCGACGGTCGCGAGGACGCGGCCGCGCATCTCCTCGCGGGTGTCGAGCAGGACGCGGGTGGAGACGATGGTGTCGACGATGACGGCGCCGGCGGCGATGGGCAGGATCAGGGCGGCGAAGCCGAGGATGTTCGGGGCCAGGCCGGAGCAGAATTGCAGGACGCTGATCAGGAGGCCAGCGCCGAGCAGGACGCGCAGGGTGGAGCGGCCGCTGCCGGCCAGCAGGAGGCCGCCGGCGACCGCGCCGACCGCGAAGACCGTCGACACCAGACCGTACGATCCGGACGAACCGCCCAGCGGGCCGGAGACCATGGCGGCCATCGAGACCTGGTAGTTGCGGCCCAGGGAGCCGAGCACGAACGACAGCGCCAGGACGATCAGGATGACCGGCTGGCCGAGCAGGTAGCGGAAGCCGGCCAGCACGCCGCCCTGGCCGGCGGGGGCGGAGGCGAGGGTGCGCATGTCACCGAGGCGTATGGCGAGCAGGGCGGCGATCACGCCGAGGTACGAGACGGCGTTGATCAGGAAGAGGGCGGACGGGCCGGTGATACCGATCAGCACGCCGCCGAGGGCCATGCCGCCGATGCGGCCGGCCGAGTTGAGGACGGAGCCGAGCGCCACGGCGGAGGCCAGGGTGTCCTTGGGCACGAGGGCCGAGCCGAAGCGGCCGAGCACCGGGCCTTCGAAGGCGCCGATCACGCCGGAGGCGAGTGCGACGCCGTAGATGAGCCAGTTGCCGCCGGCGAATGCGGCCGGAAGGAGGGCGGGGAGGATCAGGGCGAGGGCGAGCAGAGCGCGGAGCGCCTGGAAGGTGATCAGCAGCGGCCGGGCCGGGAGGCGGTCGGCGAGCGCGCCGCCCCAGCTGCCGAGGAGCAGCACCGGCAGCGATTGCAGCATGATGACCGCGCCCATCGCGGTGGCCGAGCCGGTCGCCGTCAGGATCAGCCAGTTCAGCGCCAGCACCTGCATCCACGTGCCGCTGACCGAGACCAGGTCGGCGGCCGCCCACAGGCGGTAGTTGCGCTCTCGGAGCGGCGCGAACATCGGAGCCAAGGCGGCGGCACCCCCACGAGGAAAGTGGCGCCGTCTCTCGGTGCCGCCTCCCTCTTCGGGCCGGCCTCGCGTTCCGCTTCGGCCGGAGCCTCCGGAACACCGCAATCGCAACCTGCATGGTTGCGCTCCTCAGAAAGACCTTTCCCGGTACGGGTGAAGCACCCGGATTACGCTCCCTGCCATGACCGACGTTCCCGCGCAGCCCACCAGGGCCCGCTCCATCTTTCAGACGGTCGGCGCCCTCGCCGTGGCCGTCCTCTCCGCGCTCACCTGGTTCGGCTGGCTGGGCTGGGACCACGAGTACCAGGCCGACGGCAGTGGCCCGTACCAGGCGTGGCAGGTGGTGGGCTGCGTCCTGAGCCTGATCGTGATCATGTTCGGCGCCGTGCAGCTGGGTGTGCTGCCGTTGTCCGCGGCGGCCGCCATGACGCTGGGGTTCACCGCGGCGTTCAGCATGACGGCTTCCGATGACGAGACCGGCCTGTGGGCGGTCGGCGCGCTGATGATCTTCGTCTCGCTGGCGTCGGCGTCGGTCCTGGTCGGGTTCCTCTCCCTGCACCTCCGGCATCGGCGGCTCAGGGGGCGTACGCGCTGAGCGTCCCGTCGAGCACCTGATGGATCCGCCCGCCGGCGACGATGACCGCTCCGTCGTAGGCGGGCCCGGTCACCGTCCCGTCGGCGGCCTTCCGCACCTGCCCGGCGCTGTAGAGCAGTCCACCGGCCCGGACCGGCTGGGCCATGTCGGCGGCCGCCCGTACGCTCCAGACCCGTTTCCCGTCGGTCACCCGGAGCGCCTCGATGCCCTGGTCGAACACTCGGTAGAGCCGGTTCCCGTCGATCGCGATCATGGACTGGAGCAGCGGCGGCGCCGTCCACGTGGGCTGCCCGTCGGCGACCCGGACGGCGCTGAGCCGTTCGGCCTGCTTGTCCCGGACGTAGAACCGGGTGCCGTCCGGGTCGGCGGCTTCCGCGGTCCAGTCGGCCTTGCGGGTCCATCGCACCCGCCCGCTGACGATGTCCACGGCGGCGCTCTCGCCCTCGGCGGCCTCGCTGCCGTCGGTCCGGCGCAGCAGGATCGTCCCGTTCGCGGACACCCCGGAGGACAGGTGTTTCGCCTTGGTCCAGAGGGTCCGGCCGTCCCGGGCCGAGAACGCCACGACCTTGTCCTCGTCCGAGGGCGATCCACCGGACACCACGATGACGCCCTTGTCGACGGCGGTGTCGTTCACCGGGATGTCCGTGCTCTGGCTCCAGCGGGGCAGCCCGCTGCGCAGGTCGAGGGCGATGATCTGCCCGTCCGGGTCGCTCTGTGAGTTGCAGCCGTTGTTGGCGAGGATGACGAGCCCGTCGACGACTCCCAGCCGTGGTGTCCCGTTGTCGCCGGGGTCGTCCCAGTCGTAACGCCACAGCAGCCGCCCGGTGTCCGCCGCGTAGGCCGAGACGCCGAGCTGGTCGCTGGCGACGACGCGCCCTCCGGACAGCAGGGGGGCCGACCAGCCGGAGCAGCTGGTGTCGCTGGACCGGAGCTTGACCTGCCATTTCTTGCCGACCCGCCGGATGCTGCCGGCGTTGATCACGTTTTCCGCCGGGTTGTAGTAGCTGTTCTCGGCGTCGTAGCCGGGGTGGTCCCAGACCGGCGTGACGGCCGCGGCGGCTGGGCTCGCTGCCGCGCCGGCGGCAAGGGTGACGGAGAGGAACCAGGCAAGCATGCACATAAGGTATGCGGACCAACCTGCCTGAAGAGCAAGAATGGGACGACCCGGGTGGGCCGTCCCATTCTGGTCCCGCTGATTCAGCCGGCGAGCAGCTTGAGCATCTGCTGGACCTGGTCGGTGCGGGACTGCTTGACCCGCTCGGCGAAGGCCTTGGCCTGCTCGTTGCCGCCCTTGGAGAGTTCGAGCTGGGCGAACTCGACGGCGTTGTGCTGGTGGCCCAGGAAGAGGTTGAGGAAGGCGGTCTCGAACTGCGCCTTCTTCATCGTCTTCAGCGCCGCGATCTCCTTCTCGCTGGTGGCCGGCAGACCACCGTGATCGGCGTGCAGACTGGTCCGCTCGTCGAGGGTGGCGGGTTTGCCCCACTCGGTGAGCCAGTTCGTCATCATCTTGATCTCGTCGGCCTGGGTGACCTGTACGGCCTTGGCCAGCTCGACGACCTCGGGGCGACCGGCCCGCTTGGCGGCGATCTGCGCCATCTGCTGCCCCTGCTGCTGGTTGTCGATCAGCATCTGGAGGAACATCACGTCGGTGTCGTTGAAGGTCGACCCGGCGGTGATCTCGGAGACGTTCTTGACGTTCTGCGCCGGGGCCGTGGCGGCCGGCGCGGCCTCCTGCTTGTCGACCGCGGTGCCGCACGCCCCGAGCAGGAACGGCGCGGCCGCGACGACCAGGGCGGCTACGTGACGGGCCTTCACAGCGGCAGCCAGAGGGCGAGCGTCCAGATGCCGGGCTCCCAGCTGCGGATCGACGTGTGCGCCTGGCGGCACTGGTAGGAGACGCCCTCGTAGCTCACCACGTCACCGGTCTTGTACGACACTCCCGGAGCCCACGCGACCCCCTTCCCAGGAGCGGTCGTGCTGGTCGGGGCGATCGTCGGCGCGGTGGTGGGCGCCTTGGTGGGAGCGGTGGTGGGCGCCTTGGTGGGAGCGGTGGTCGGCGCGGCCGTGGTCGGCGCCGTGGTCGGCGTCGTCGAGCCGGTACCGCCGACGTTGACGTCCACGCAGTTGTAGAAGGCGTTGACGGTGTCCCCGATGTTCCACACCGCGAGGACCGTCTTCCGGCCCGAGAACCGGCTCAGGTCGACGGTGTGCGAGACGGTGGCCGCGGGGATGGCGTTGTTGTCGTTGAACGAGGCGACCTCGGCGCCGTCCACGTAGTACACCCAGGTGGCGGTCCGGTGCCGGGCGGTCAGCACCCAGTTGAAGGTCACCGACCTACCGACGGTGGTGGCCGGCCAGTTCCTGGACTCGTCGTTCAGGACCGTGAAGTTGGCGTTTCCGCCGTTGCACTGCTTGGACCCCTTCGGGGCCTCCACGCTCTGCGGCTCGAACTGGATGGCGCCACAGTTCGCGACCGTGCCGGCCGCGCAGAGCGCCTGCCGACTCGGGGGCGAGGAGACGTAGCCGTGTGCGAGGGCGGGCGACGACGCGACCGCCAGGGTGGAGGCGACCATCCCGAGGGTGGCCAGCGGGTAGGCGATCTTCCTGCGCATGTCAGCTCTCCAACGGTTCGACCTGGCAGTTACCGGCCGAACATTAGGAGTGGCTGCCATAACGGAGCCTTAACGGAACCGTCAAACCCCTTTAAAAGCCTGCCCTACCGACGTCTGCGCTGGTCAGCAGGCTCGAGAACGGGCGCGTGGAGAAGGAATCCGATGCGCGCGCCACCCAGCGGGCTACGGTCGATGACCAGTTGCCCACGGACCGTCTCCGCGGTCCGGCGCACGATGTCCAGGCCCAGACCGGTGGAGCCGGCGCCGCTCACGCCACGCCGCACGGCGGTCTCCGGATCCGGGATGCCGGGGCCGGCGTCGTCGACGAGCAGGCCGCTGGCCGAGACGCTGACCCGGAACGCGGTGCCGTCCGGGGTGTGCGAGAAGACGTTGCCGAGCAGCGCGTCCACCACCAGGATCACGTCGGCGGCCGACATCGGGATCATCACCGGCTCGTTGCCGCCGACCACCTCCCACGGGCGCTCCTGGTCCTCGGCCAGCACCGACCAGAAGGCCAGCCGGTCGGCCAGCACCTCGACCAGGTCGCACTGCTGGGAGCCGCGCTTCTCGATGCTGCCCAGCCGGGCGCCGGTGATGATCGCCTCCAGCTCCTCGTCGAGCAGGTCGCACGCCTGCCGCATCCGCTCCGCGATCGGGCCGGGTGGCATCGCCTCCACGTCGAGACGAAGACCCGTCAGGGGCGTACGCAATCGGTGTGAGAGATCTGCGGCGAGCTCGCGCTCCCGGTCGAGCAGGCGCCGCAGATCGTCGGCCATGCCGTTGAAGGCGGTGGCGGCGTCGCGCAGCTCGCTCGGGCCGATCGGGGTGATCCGCTCGTTGAGCTCGCCGCCGCCGAGGCGGCGGCTGGCCGCCGCGAGCCCGCGGGTGGCCCGGACCAGCTGGCTGCCGAGCCGGTCGGCGAAGAGGATCGAGCCGCCGACCAGGACGACGGCGAGCGCGCCCAGGTAGAGCCAGGCCGTGCCGACGCCGCGCCGGGTGTCCGCCTCGGGGATGAACACCTCGACGACCACGGTCCGGCCGTCGGTCAGCACGGTCGGCTGAAGGTAGGCGACGCCGCCGGCACTGTCCGCGGTGGCGGCCCGGCGGTCCTGCGCGGCCCGCCGCACGGTGGCGTCGCTGAGGTGGCTGGCGCCGATCGGCTCGATGCCGGGCAGGTGGACCGCCAGGTTGCCGGCGCTGCCCGCGGCGGTGCTGGCCACCGCGTTGGTGAGGGACACCAGGTCGCTGTCGACACCGAGCACGGTGACCATCGAGGTGGCCTGCTGCCGTGCGTCCGAGATGGCCCGGTCGTACGCGATCTGCCGGGTGGCCACCGCGAGCGGCACCAGGAAGGCGAGGGCCACCATCGAGGTGATGGCCAGCGCCAGCCGGTTGAGCGCCCACCTCATTGCGGATCGACCATCATGACGCCCACTCCTCGGACGGTGTGCAGGAAGCGCGGTTTCGCGGCGGTCTCGCCGAGTTTGCGGCGCAGCCACGAGATGTGGACGTCGATGGTCTGCTCCTCGCCGATCCGGGCCTGCTGCCACACCTGGTTCATCAGCTCGCGCCGGCTGATCACCTGGCCGACCCGCTCGGCAAGATACGCGAGAACGTCGAACTCGCGCCGGGTCAGCTGCAACGGCTCGCCACGCAGCTCCACCCGGCGCTGCCGCGGCTTGATCACCAGTTCACCCACGGTGATGGTGTTGGGCTGCTGCTCGATGGTGGTCCGGGCGCGGCGCAGCACCGCCGAGATGCGGGCCAGGATGTGGCCGCCGGAGAACGGCTTGGTCACGTAGTCGTCGGCGCCGGCCGAGAGGAGCGCGATGATGTCCGCCTCCGACCGGCGGGCAGTGGCGACGATCACCGGTACGTCGGACACGGTCCGCATCATCCGCAGCGCGTCGGTGCCGTCGATGTCGGGCAGTCCAAGGTCGAGAATCACCAGGTCCGGCCGCTCCTGGGTGACGATCTTCAGCGCCTGGGCAGCCTGACCGACCGGGCGCACCACGTGCCCGGCGTCGGTCAGCGCACGGGTCAGCGCGGCCGTGATGATGCGGTCGTCCTCGACCAACAGGATCATCGCCATGGCGACAACCATAAGACCGGGTGAGAAGATGGCCGCGTGCGATCTTCCAGGTGGGTGCCGATAGCGGGTTGGTGCCTGGCCACCGCGACCAGCATCGTGCTCGGCTCGGTGGCGCTGTCGCCGGTTTTGACCGCGGCCCGCGCCGACAACGGGGCGCTGCCGGACATCGATCAGCTTCCGGCGCCCGCCGCGGTCTCCGAGACCAGCGACGCGCCGCCGCCGGCCGAGACGACCGCACCGGCCCGGACCACCCGGCCCACCACGTCCGCGAAGCCCGGCCGGACCCGTCCCTCGTCGGCCCGGCCCACCGGCGCCACGACCACGCCGGCCGCCACGACGAAGCCGGCGACCACCACCGAGGACGGGTGGACCGTCACCACCAGTGACGGCGTGAAGACGTACGTCCGGTCCTTCACCACCGAGGGTGGCACGGCGGTCGTCAAGATGACCAGCGAGGGCATCGTCTCCCTGGTCACCGCCACTCCGGCGGACGGTTACCGGGTGGAGAAGACCGGCTCCGACGTCAACCTGGCGGTCTACTTCAACGAGACCAACCACAGCTTCATCATTCACGCGCAGTGGTTCAACGGCGCGCCCTTCGTGGAGGTCAGCGAAGTCGGCGAGTGATCGCAAGGGTTTTCCCCGATTCGCTGACGCCGGTCGATATCTAACGTCTCACCTCAAGTCACCTCGGTGTGACCCACCGCCCCTTCCCGGGACGGTCGAGGCCCGCCCGCCATCCCCCGGGCGGGAGAGGAGAAGGCGTGAAATCCCGTACCCCCGTCGTCATCGCGCTGACCGCCGCCACCGCGGCGGCGTCCGCGATGGTGGCGGTCGCCGGACCGGCGACCGCCCTGCCTCCCACCGACCCGGCCGCCGTCGCGGCCCGGGCGGCGGGCACCGCGTCGGCCCTCGTCGCCGACCGCCCATCAGTGCTGCAGGCCAGCGCGGATGAGGCGTTCGTGCAGCACCAGGTGATCACCACGGACAACCTGCAGTACGTGCCCTACGACCGCACCTACAAGGGACTGCCGGTCATCGGCGGTGACTTCGTCGTGGTCACCGACGCGGCCGGGCAGACGAAGTACACGTCGGTCGCACAGACTCAGCCGATCGGTGAGCTCTCGGTGACCCCGAAGCTCTCCGCGGCCGACACCGTGACCATCGCCAAGGGCGAGCTCAAGACGATCAAGAACGTCGAGAGCACCCGCCTGGTCGTGGTCAACACCACCGGCGCCCCGGCGCTGGCCTGGGAGTCCATCATCAACGGCACCCGGGTCAACGATCACGGTGAACTGGGCGTCAGCCGCCTCACCGTGGACGTGGACGCGGCCTCCGGCTCGGTCCTGCGCACCCACGAGAACGTCACCGGGGTGAGCGGCACCGGCACCGGCTGGATCACCGGCTCGGTCACCCTGGACACCACGCTGTCCGGCTCGACGTACAGCCTGCGTGACCCGTCGATCACCACGCTGAGCTGCCAGGACTCGTCGACCAACACGGTGTTCAGCGGCACCGACAACGCGTGGGGCAACGGCACCGGCACCAACAAGGAGACCGGCTGCGTGGACGCGTTCTACGCGGCGCAGAAGCAGAAGGCGATGCTCTCCAGCTGGCTGGGCCGCACCGGCTTCACCAGCAGCGGCGGCGCCTGGCCGATCCGCGTCGGCCTGAACGAGACCAACGCCTACTACGACGGCACCCAGGTCCAGATCGGCAAGAACAGCGCCGGCCAGTGGATCTCGTCGCTCGACGTGGTGGGTCACGAGATCGGCCACGGCATCGACGACAACACCCCCGGCGGCATCTCCGCCAACGGCACGCAGGAGTTCGTCGGCGACGTCTTCGGCGCGGCCACCGAGGCCTACGCCGCCAACGCCAACGACCCGGCCGACTACCAGGTCGGTGAGGAGGTCAACCTGGTCGGCAGCGGCCCGATCCGGTACATGTACAACCCGTCGCTCGCCGGTGACGACAACTGCTACTCCAGCAGCACCCCGAGCCAGGAAGTGCACGCCGCGGCCGGTCCCGGCAACCACTGGTTCTACCTGCTCGCCGAGGGCACCAGCCCGACCAACGGGCAGCCGGCCAGCACCCGGTGCAGCGGCACCGGCGCCCTGACCGGCGTCGGCATCCAGACCGCCACCAAGATCTTCTACAACGCGATGCTGATGAAGACCTCCAGCTCGTCGTACCTGAAGTACCGCACCTGGACGCTGACCTCGGCCAAGGCCCTGGACAGCACCTGTGGCCTGTTCAACAAGACCAAGGCCGCCTGGGACGCGGTCAGCGTGCCGGCGCAGACCGCCGACCCGACCTGCACCACCAGCACGCCCACCACGTCGCCGACCGCATCGCCCACCACCTCGCCGACGACCGCGCCGGCGAGCTGCACCGGGACCAACGCCACCGATGTCTCGATCCCGGACGCCGGTTCGGCGATCTACAGCGACATCGTGATCAGCGGCTGTGCCCGCAGCGCGTCGTCCACCTCGACGATCGCGGTGAACGTCGTCCACACGTACCGGGGTGACGTGAAGCTCGACCTGGTCGCGCCGGACGGCACCACCTACGCCCTGAAGGCGACGTCCAGCTCCGACAGCACCGACAACATCAGCGCCACCTACACCGCGAACCTGTCGAGCGAGGCGGCGAACGGCACCTGGCGTCTCAAGGCGCAGGACGTCTACTCGTCGGACACCGGTTACATCAACACCTGGACTCTCACACTCTGAGAGCCCGGTTCCGCCGGCGCCGCACCTGCGGCGCCGGCGGAACGATCACCAGCTGATCACGTTCGTCACTCAGATCTGCCGCTCGGGCCGGGAGGGCCATAAGGTGCCTCCTAGATGTACGGACAGGAGGGCCCCCGGTGACTTACAGCGTGTACGGAATGACGGCCGGGCGGCCCACCGGCGTCCTGGCCGACGTGTGGGGCCGTTCGCTGGTCCGGGACGTGGTGCTCACCGTCGGAGCGGCCGCCGCGGTCGGCCTGGCCGCGCAGATCTCCCTCCCGGTCCCCGGTTCCCCGGTCCCGATCACCGGGCAGACCTTCGCCGTCCTGCTGGCGGGCGCCACCCTCGGCGCGACCCGCGGCGCCGCCGGCATGCTGCTGTACGTGGTGGCCGGCGCCCTGGGCGTCCCGTGGTTCGCGGACGGCGCCTCCGGCTGGCCCTCGGCCACCGCCGGCTACCTGATCGGGTTCGTCCTGGCGGCCGCCCTGGCCGGCCAGCTGGCGGCCCTCGGCGGGGACCGCCGCCCGGTCCACACGGTCGGGCTGATGGCCGCCGGCAACGGGCTGATCTACCTGGTCGGGGTGCCGTGGCTGGCGTTCTCCACGGGCATCGGCCTGACCACCGCGCTGAGCCTGGGCCTCACCCCGTACCTGCTGGGTGATGTGCTGAAGACGCTGCTGGCGGCGGCTCTGCTGCCGGGCGTCTGGGCGCTGATCCACCGGCACGTCGACACCGGCGATCGCTACTGACAAGCGATACACACAGGCTGTGCACACAGCCTGTGGATAACTCGAACAGATGTGCGAATCCGGTCAGCGGATCACCCTGGGTAGACCGATCCGGGTTCGCACGCCGGGCGACGAATGCACCAGCGGGGCGCCGTGCGGCATCGGCAGACCGGCCGCCGTGGTCAGATCCTGTTCCAGATCGAGTACCCGCGCCCGGTGCAGCACCCACGGCGGATGCCACACATCGACGCTGGTCAGGCGGCCGGCGACCACGGTGTAGAGGCGGTACTGGGTGGTCAGGAAATGGTCGATCCGGCCCAGTTCGGCGTCCGGGAACCGCTCTCCGGACCGGACCCGGAGCCGATACCCGGCACCGCGCGGCTCGTAGCGACGGCTGCCGCGATACACGGTCACGTCGCCGTCGGTACACAGTGTCATCCGCGACCACCGGTACGGCAGATTGAGACCGGCCCGGGCGGTCACCACGGCCGGCAGCCGGGCGGCGTCGAGCGAGAAGAAATAGATCCCGGCACCGCCGTCCGGACCGCGTACGTACGTGCGCAGGTTGGTCTCCGGGAAAGTGGAGAGCCAGGGCAGGGCGGGCAGCCAGGGTGGGCGGATCTCGTCCATCAGGAACGGGAGCATGCCCACCCAGACCAGGCCGTCCTTGGCGTCCGGCGTGAGCCCGGCCGGAAGCAGCGGGCCCACCACCTCGGCCGGGTAACGCCAGTGCAGAAACGTCATCCGGCGCCACCACTGGATCATCATGGCGGTGCGGACCTCGGCCATCGGCGGGGCGAGCACAGTCGACCACCTCCCGCCTCGAGTGTCCCCGGTCCACCGCTCGAAACGGACCGGGAAACGCTCAGATATCCAGAGCCACCTCGATCCGCCGCAGCTGGTGCCGGGCCAGGGCCAGATTGGCACGATCCTTGTTCAGCGCCAGGTAGAGGAACAGGCCCTGCCCGGAACGGCCGGTCAACGGCCGGATCAGGTGGTACTGGGTGTCCAGTGAAATCAGGATGTCCTCGATCTTCTCGTGCAGGCTCAACATCTCCATGGTGCGCAGCTTCGCCCGTACCACCTCGGTGTTCGCGGCCGACGCCACCTGGAGATCGAAGTCCCTGCCCCCGCCGGCGATGCCCAGCG includes these proteins:
- a CDS encoding phosphoribosylaminoimidazolesuccinocarboxamide synthase is translated as MELLHSGKVRDVYADGDDLILVTSDRISIYDVILPTPIPDKGKILTQLSLWWFDQLSDVIPNHVISATDVPAEWSGRAIRCERLEMVMVECIARGYLAGSGLKDYERNRTISGNVLPEGLVESSRLPEPIFTPSTKEPVGGGHDEPLTFEQTVDRVGKELAEELRRVTLEVYRRGSEIAAAKGIVIADTKIEVGYANGTLKLGDEVLTPDSSRFWGADEWKPGSVPRYLDKQFLRDWSGQLTDWNRTAPGPEIPDEVVEATRNRYVEVYERLTGDRWR
- a CDS encoding MFS transporter, yielding MFAPLRERNYRLWAAADLVSVSGTWMQVLALNWLILTATGSATAMGAVIMLQSLPVLLLGSWGGALADRLPARPLLITFQALRALLALALILPALLPAAFAGGNWLIYGVALASGVIGAFEGPVLGRFGSALVPKDTLASAVALGSVLNSAGRIGGMALGGVLIGITGPSALFLINAVSYLGVIAALLAIRLGDMRTLASAPAGQGGVLAGFRYLLGQPVILIVLALSFVLGSLGRNYQVSMAAMVSGPLGGSSGSYGLVSTVFAVGAVAGGLLLAGSGRSTLRVLLGAGLLISVLQFCSGLAPNILGFAALILPIAAGAVIVDTIVSTRVLLDTREEMRGRVLATVGIVSSLSAIVGAPAIGWLCDSLGPRGALLLAGTVTTTAAVAGGLALVRLKGRSLSLAFLLGRPTEQPA
- a CDS encoding outer membrane protein assembly factor BamB family protein, which produces MLAWFLSVTLAAGAAASPAAAAVTPVWDHPGYDAENSYYNPAENVINAGSIRRVGKKWQVKLRSSDTSCSGWSAPLLSGGRVVASDQLGVSAYAADTGRLLWRYDWDDPGDNGTPRLGVVDGLVILANNGCNSQSDPDGQIIALDLRSGLPRWSQSTDIPVNDTAVDKGVIVVSGGSPSDEDKVVAFSARDGRTLWTKAKHLSSGVSANGTILLRRTDGSEAAEGESAAVDIVSGRVRWTRKADWTAEAADPDGTRFYVRDKQAERLSAVRVADGQPTWTAPPLLQSMIAIDGNRLYRVFDQGIEALRVTDGKRVWSVRAAADMAQPVRAGGLLYSAGQVRKAADGTVTGPAYDGAVIVAGGRIHQVLDGTLSAYAP
- a CDS encoding DUF305 domain-containing protein, translated to MKARHVAALVVAAAPFLLGACGTAVDKQEAAPAATAPAQNVKNVSEITAGSTFNDTDVMFLQMLIDNQQQGQQMAQIAAKRAGRPEVVELAKAVQVTQADEIKMMTNWLTEWGKPATLDERTSLHADHGGLPATSEKEIAALKTMKKAQFETAFLNLFLGHQHNAVEFAQLELSKGGNEQAKAFAERVKQSRTDQVQQMLKLLAG
- a CDS encoding lytic polysaccharide monooxygenase, with product MRRKIAYPLATLGMVASTLAVASSPALAHGYVSSPPSRQALCAAGTVANCGAIQFEPQSVEAPKGSKQCNGGNANFTVLNDESRNWPATTVGRSVTFNWVLTARHRTATWVYYVDGAEVASFNDNNAIPAATVSHTVDLSRFSGRKTVLAVWNIGDTVNAFYNCVDVNVGGTGSTTPTTAPTTAAPTTAPTKAPTTAPTKAPTTAPTIAPTSTTAPGKGVAWAPGVSYKTGDVVSYEGVSYQCRQAHTSIRSWEPGIWTLALWLPL
- a CDS encoding ATP-binding protein, giving the protein MRWALNRLALAITSMVALAFLVPLAVATRQIAYDRAISDARQQATSMVTVLGVDSDLVSLTNAVASTAAGSAGNLAVHLPGIEPIGASHLSDATVRRAAQDRRAATADSAGGVAYLQPTVLTDGRTVVVEVFIPEADTRRGVGTAWLYLGALAVVLVGGSILFADRLGSQLVRATRGLAAASRRLGGGELNERITPIGPSELRDAATAFNGMADDLRRLLDRERELAADLSHRLRTPLTGLRLDVEAMPPGPIAERMRQACDLLDEELEAIITGARLGSIEKRGSQQCDLVEVLADRLAFWSVLAEDQERPWEVVGGNEPVMIPMSAADVILVVDALLGNVFSHTPDGTAFRVSVSASGLLVDDAGPGIPDPETAVRRGVSGAGSTGLGLDIVRRTAETVRGQLVIDRSPLGGARIGFLLHAPVLEPADQRRRR
- a CDS encoding response regulator transcription factor, which produces MAMILLVEDDRIITAALTRALTDAGHVVRPVGQAAQALKIVTQERPDLVILDLGLPDIDGTDALRMMRTVSDVPVIVATARRSEADIIALLSAGADDYVTKPFSGGHILARISAVLRRARTTIEQQPNTITVGELVIKPRQRRVELRGEPLQLTRREFDVLAYLAERVGQVISRRELMNQVWQQARIGEEQTIDVHISWLRRKLGETAAKPRFLHTVRGVGVMMVDPQ
- a CDS encoding DNA mismatch repair protein MutL, translated to MRSSRWVPIAGWCLATATSIVLGSVALSPVLTAARADNGALPDIDQLPAPAAVSETSDAPPPAETTAPARTTRPTTSAKPGRTRPSSARPTGATTTPAATTKPATTTEDGWTVTTSDGVKTYVRSFTTEGGTAVVKMTSEGIVSLVTATPADGYRVEKTGSDVNLAVYFNETNHSFIIHAQWFNGAPFVEVSEVGE